The DNA sequence AGGAATAATTGGCCGCGATGTCTTTGTGCGCTGCCATAGCGGCATGTCCTCCCTGCGAATAACCCGTCAGAAACACTTGTCCATTGAGTCCTACCGAAATTTGGCTGGCAAGTTGGCGGCCTGCTCTGAGGATGTCGATGGTGGCGGCAGCCTCGGAATTGGCTTCCACATAGGGATGAAATCCGGGACCATCTCCCAAGCCCACATAGTCAGGCATGACTGTCATATACCCTGCTCCCGCCAGTGCGAGCCCAATGATGAATTCCGCTCCATCACCCGCTCCACTCAGATAACTCGGGACATCGTACCGATCAAATACAGTTCCATGGCAATAGGCTGCAAGCGGAAGGTTACAACCGTAGTTTTGGGGAATGACCACCAAGCCCGTTGCAGTAGTCTGATTTCCCTGTGCATCTTCTGTGTAGTAGCTGACTTGATAGCCCTTGACTGGATAGTCTACATACACCAATAAATTGACAATCCATGACGGGAGGGAGATGGGGATTCTTGCATTTACCTCATCTTCGGTCTCCGAAATACTCCAATCGAAGGCTTGTTGGTAGCTGATGAGGTCGCCACGGTTCTGTGCAAATACACCTGCACAGATCAACGTGGCCGCGAGAAGGGCCGTTAATCGTTTCATAGTAGTCTAGTTAAATGAGAGGTGATTGTTTGTAAATGGAATATGTTTATTTTTTTGGATAAAATGGTCGAATAGAATGTATGTCTGCATTCAATGTTGGAAATCATTGAAAAAGCTTCATTAAATTATACTAGTTCACATCTTGAAATAATTAGGCCCTGCCATTTTATCTAATATGGACGGATGGCAGGGCAACGTAAAGCGAGGAGAGCAAGCCCCTAGGCCTTTAGGATCGAAGATTCAATTCTTCGCCTTTGCCTAGGAACAGATGGCCAGGGAGCATGATTCCCCGGAAAATGGTTTGCACAAATAAGGGTTGGCCTGTGTTATTCAAGCCAATAACTACGCATGGCATTTCGGATAAGCTCTGCGATATTTTTCGCCCTAAATTTTGCTAGCAAATTTTTCCGGTGGGTAATGACCGTATGCTCACTGATAGATAGTTGGCTGGCGATAGCTCTAGCAGTTTGCCCAGCGGCAATCAGCTTGAGTACCTCCAATTCACGGTTGGAGATGGGTTGGAATGAGCCTTTGCCCAAAAAAGATTGGATTTTGGAGTCCTCCTCGATGAAGTCGGTTTTACCAAAAAGGGTTTCTACATCCCAAACCAGCCCCAAGGATAATTGAGGATGACCTGTTGGGCCGTACTGGAGGTAATGGGTGATGGACTCTACCCAGCCATACTGTCCACTGCTCCGTTTCAGGCGGAATCGGAGTAAGATACGGTGGTTGGCAGGAGAATGGATATTTTCCTTGGTTCTCTGGATTTGTTCAGCGCTCTGAATAATCAGATTCTGGTCTTCAGGGTGAATCAGATCGATGAATTTGGAGATGTTAGATCCAATAAACGCCTCTGTGGGGTAGCCAAAATTCTTGGAAAATGCAGAGGATATGTAGCGCATTCTCCCGTCGTTCAGATCGGTTACAATCAGCGTTGCATCAGTAATCTCAGAAAATATCTCGGACAATAGCGTACCACCTTGATCGAAATTCGACAAGGGAAATGACATGAAGAGGAAAGCTTTGGTCAAACTAATAGATTCTGGCCGGGGCTAGTGGCCAGTAGGGCGTCTATCAATGGTAGGTAAATATATATAACTTGATAAATTTATCAAGATTAAATACAAAGAAACATGGAGATTTTCATTCTGAAATAAGACGATTCATGTAAATCCAGCATCCTAAACATCCAATACACGCAGAAATGGGCCATGCAAGGAGAATTCCTTCCGATTTCCAGATATTACTGCATACTAGCATTAGGGGGACATATACCCCAAAGAGGTGAGTCGCAGATATGATCCAAGCCACCAAAGGTCTCTCCAGTGCATACAGGATTCCTACACCAGTTATCAACCCTCCGTGAAAGATGTACCCCCAAGGCACGAGCTGATAATAGGTGGCTACTTGATCTTGAAGGGGCTCCGAATCTGTGAATACCATTCCGATCCAAGGAGCTAGTGAGGTCAAGGTTACAGATAGAGTACCTCCCAAAATCAGAATCATGACCCAGTGGATCTGGATTGCCTTTCTGAGCCGCGCCCAAGACGATGCACCAGCATGCATACTTACCAATGGACCTATCGTCGCCGAAAGTGCCACCATGATCATCAAGAGGGTAAGGTCCAGCCTGAATCCAATTGCATGAGCGCCCACCCATCCAGCGCCAATCTGGGCAAGCAGCTGGACTGTAACTCCATGAGCAAAGGGAAATAAGATCCGAGAGGTCCCGGCAGGTATGGCGGTCTTGAGAATGCGTCTCGTAACTTTAGAGAATCCCGAATCTGCCCCAAAGGCAAGGCCCGCACCTTGACCCCATGCGA is a window from the Pontibacter sp. G13 genome containing:
- a CDS encoding MATE family efflux transporter, with the translated sequence MDKSPDLLSVPLGPYLVRGTLQLFVGMMAVSSLTLVDAWFIGKIGPQALQAIGFATPILLVGMNAILGLGTGITSVLGHELGSGGSSTQSARFAATILSLLLGGFLAFGGWLFNSWICEWMGVPVALQHLLNTYLYPMYGSWMFLAILMGQVNLVRAEGNTQTPLIVMIAVLIANILLDPLLIFGWGIIPALGLAGAGWATCLSLIIGILVAWGQGAGLAFGADSGFSKVTRRILKTAIPAGTSRILFPFAHGVTVQLLAQIGAGWVGAHAIGFRLDLTLLMIMVALSATIGPLVSMHAGASSWARLRKAIQIHWVMILILGGTLSVTLTSLAPWIGMVFTDSEPLQDQVATYYQLVPWGYIFHGGLITGVGILYALERPLVAWIISATHLFGVYVPLMLVCSNIWKSEGILLAWPISACIGCLGCWIYMNRLISE
- a CDS encoding LuxR C-terminal-related transcriptional regulator, encoding MSFPLSNFDQGGTLLSEIFSEITDATLIVTDLNDGRMRYISSAFSKNFGYPTEAFIGSNISKFIDLIHPEDQNLIIQSAEQIQRTKENIHSPANHRILLRFRLKRSSGQYGWVESITHYLQYGPTGHPQLSLGLVWDVETLFGKTDFIEEDSKIQSFLGKGSFQPISNRELEVLKLIAAGQTARAIASQLSISEHTVITHRKNLLAKFRAKNIAELIRNAMRSYWLE